A stretch of the Flavobacterium sp. 5 genome encodes the following:
- the rplF gene encoding 50S ribosomal protein L6, whose product MSRIGKSPVTIPAGVTITVADGIITVKGKNGQLSQEFSDVTVKVEGDQVLVERSSDHKDQRAKHGLYRSLINNMVIGVTEGFTKSLELVGVGYRASNQGQKLDLALGFSHNIVLEVAPEVTLETISEKGKNPIVKLTSLDKQLLGQIAAKIRGFRKPEPYKGKGVKFVGEVLRRKAGKSA is encoded by the coding sequence ATGTCAAGAATAGGTAAAAGCCCAGTAACAATACCAGCTGGTGTAACTATTACAGTTGCAGATGGTATTATTACTGTAAAAGGAAAAAACGGTCAACTATCTCAGGAGTTTTCGGACGTAACTGTAAAAGTTGAAGGGGATCAAGTTCTAGTAGAAAGATCTTCTGATCATAAAGACCAGAGAGCAAAACATGGTTTGTACAGATCTTTAATTAATAACATGGTTATTGGTGTAACAGAAGGTTTTACAAAATCTTTAGAATTGGTTGGAGTTGGTTATAGAGCTTCAAATCAAGGACAAAAATTAGATTTAGCACTTGGGTTCTCTCACAATATTGTATTAGAAGTAGCTCCAGAGGTAACTCTTGAAACTATCTCTGAAAAAGGTAAAAACCCAATTGTGAAATTAACATCATTGGATAAACAACTTTTAGGTCAAATTGCTGCGAAAATTAGAGGTTTCCGTAAGCCAGAGCCGTACAAAGGAAAAGGTGTTAAATTTGTAGGTGAAGTATTAAGAAGAAAAGCAGGTAAATCAGCTTAA
- the rplR gene encoding 50S ribosomal protein L18 — MSLTKPERRQRIRFRIRKTISGIATKPRLSVFRSNKEIYAQLIDDVNGVTILAASSREKEIGNGTNIEVATAVGKLIAEKALKAGINDVTFDRGGYLYHGRIKSLAEGARAAGLKF, encoded by the coding sequence ATGTCATTAACAAAACCTGAAAGAAGACAACGTATTAGATTCAGAATTAGAAAAACGATTAGTGGTATTGCCACTAAACCGAGACTATCTGTTTTTAGAAGTAACAAAGAAATTTACGCTCAATTAATTGATGATGTAAACGGAGTTACTATATTAGCTGCTTCTTCAAGAGAAAAAGAAATTGGAAACGGTACGAATATTGAAGTTGCTACTGCAGTTGGAAAACTTATTGCAGAAAAAGCTTTAAAAGCGGGTATAAATGATGTTACTTTCGATAGAGGAGGTTACTTATACCACGGTCGTATTAAATCATTAGCGGAAGGCGCGAGAGCGGCTGGACTTAAATTCTAA
- the rpsE gene encoding 30S ribosomal protein S5, translated as MSNSKYKNIELVKPSGLELKDRLVSVNRVTKVTKGGRAFGFSAIVVVGDENGVVGHGLGKSKDVSEAIAKAVEDAKKNLVKIPLNGQSVPHEQKGKFGGARVFLIPASHGTGVIAGGAVRSVLESVGIHDVLSKSQGSSNPHNVVKATFDALLQMRSAYTVAKQRGVSLEKVFKG; from the coding sequence ATGTCTAATAGTAAATACAAGAATATAGAGTTGGTAAAACCAAGTGGTCTTGAATTAAAAGATCGTTTGGTAAGTGTAAATCGTGTTACTAAGGTTACAAAAGGTGGTAGAGCTTTCGGTTTTTCTGCTATTGTAGTTGTAGGTGATGAAAACGGAGTAGTTGGTCACGGATTAGGAAAGTCTAAAGACGTTTCTGAAGCAATTGCGAAAGCAGTGGAAGATGCTAAGAAAAATTTAGTAAAAATTCCTTTGAATGGACAATCTGTTCCTCACGAACAAAAAGGTAAATTTGGTGGTGCACGTGTATTCTTAATTCCTGCCTCTCATGGTACAGGGGTTATTGCTGGTGGAGCTGTTCGTTCAGTTCTTGAATCAGTTGGAATTCATGATGTATTGTCTAAATCTCAAGGATCTTCAAATCCTCACAACGTAGTAAAAGCAACTTTTGATGCTTTATTACAAATGAGAAGTGCTTACACTGTTGCAAAACAAAGAGGTGTTTCTTTAGAAAAAGTTTTTAAAGGTTAA
- the rpmD gene encoding 50S ribosomal protein L30, producing MAKLLVKQVRSQINCPLTQKRGLEALGLRKMGQVVEHDSNPTILGMINKVKHLVSVEETK from the coding sequence ATGGCTAAATTATTAGTAAAACAAGTTAGAAGTCAAATCAACTGTCCCCTTACTCAAAAAAGAGGATTAGAGGCTTTGGGTCTTCGTAAAATGGGTCAAGTTGTAGAACACGATTCAAATCCAACTATCCTTGGAATGATAAATAAAGTTAAACACTTAGTTTCTGTTGAAGAAACTAAATAA
- the rplO gene encoding 50S ribosomal protein L15, producing the protein MNLSNLQPAEGSTHNQNKRLGRGEGSGKGGTAARGHKGAKSRSGYSKKIGFEGGQMPLQRRVPKFGFTNINRKEYEGVNLDTLQLLVDNGVITDTVDMTVYVANRLATKNEIVKILGRGELKAKLKVTAHKFTATAKAAIEAAGGEAVIM; encoded by the coding sequence ATGAATTTAAGTAACTTACAACCTGCTGAAGGTTCTACACACAATCAAAATAAAAGATTAGGTAGAGGAGAAGGTTCTGGAAAAGGTGGTACCGCTGCACGTGGACACAAAGGAGCAAAATCTCGTTCTGGTTATTCTAAAAAGATTGGTTTTGAAGGAGGTCAAATGCCACTTCAAAGACGTGTGCCTAAGTTTGGTTTCACTAACATCAATCGTAAAGAATACGAAGGTGTTAATCTTGATACTCTTCAATTATTGGTTGATAATGGAGTAATTACAGATACTGTTGATATGACAGTTTATGTGGCTAATCGTCTTGCTACTAAAAATGAAATCGTTAAGATTTTAGGTAGAGGAGAATTGAAAGCAAAATTAAAAGTAACTGCTCACAAATTTACTGCTACTGCAAAAGCTGCTATTGAAGCTGCTGGTGGAGAAGCTGTAATCATGTAA
- the secY gene encoding preprotein translocase subunit SecY — MKKFIESISNVWKIEELKNRILITLGLLLVYRFGAHVTLPGIDATQLTGLAGQTKNGLGSILDMFTGGAFSKASVFALGIMPYISASIVVQLMGIAIPYLQKLQSDGESGRKKINQITRWLTIVITLVQGPTYIYNLYRTLPSSAFILGFNSFEFLFSSVVILVTGTIFAMWLGEKITDKGIGNGISLLIMVGILARLPQAFIQEFTTRVTNNNGGPMLLVVEIIIWLLVIISCVLLVMAVRKIPVQYARRTTSGDFEQDMMGGNRQWIPLKLNASGVMPIIFAQAIMFIPAAVAGLSKSDASQSIVGAFSNMFGFWYNFLFATLIVVFTFFYTAITVPTNKMSDDLKRSGGFIPGIRPGVETSDYLDKVMSLITFPGSLFLALIAVFPAIVVSLMDVQQSWAMFFGGTSLIIMVGVAIDTIQQINSYLLNKHYDGLMKSGKNRKAVA; from the coding sequence ATGAAGAAATTTATTGAATCAATAAGTAATGTTTGGAAAATAGAAGAACTAAAGAATAGAATTTTAATTACTTTAGGTCTGCTTTTAGTTTATCGTTTTGGTGCTCATGTTACGCTACCGGGAATTGACGCAACTCAATTAACAGGATTAGCTGGGCAAACAAAAAATGGATTAGGATCTATTCTAGACATGTTTACCGGAGGTGCATTTTCTAAAGCTTCAGTTTTTGCTTTGGGAATTATGCCTTATATTTCTGCATCTATTGTTGTGCAACTTATGGGAATTGCTATTCCTTATTTGCAAAAACTACAAAGTGATGGAGAGAGTGGTAGAAAAAAAATCAATCAAATTACCCGTTGGTTAACTATTGTTATCACTTTGGTACAAGGTCCAACTTATATCTACAATCTTTACAGAACTTTACCTAGTTCAGCTTTCATCTTGGGATTTAATTCTTTTGAATTTTTATTTTCTTCAGTAGTAATCTTAGTTACAGGTACAATTTTTGCCATGTGGTTAGGAGAAAAAATTACTGATAAAGGTATCGGAAATGGTATTTCCCTTTTGATAATGGTTGGTATTTTAGCTAGGTTGCCACAAGCTTTTATTCAAGAATTTACAACAAGAGTTACTAATAATAATGGTGGACCAATGTTATTGGTAGTTGAAATCATTATTTGGTTACTTGTAATTATTTCTTGTGTATTACTTGTGATGGCAGTTAGAAAAATCCCGGTACAGTACGCTCGTCGTACAACATCTGGTGATTTCGAACAAGATATGATGGGTGGTAACAGACAATGGATTCCATTAAAGCTTAATGCATCTGGTGTAATGCCAATTATATTTGCACAAGCTATTATGTTTATACCTGCTGCTGTTGCTGGTTTGTCTAAATCAGATGCTTCACAATCTATTGTTGGTGCTTTTAGTAATATGTTCGGATTCTGGTATAATTTCTTATTTGCAACATTAATTGTTGTATTTACTTTCTTTTATACTGCAATTACGGTTCCTACTAATAAGATGTCTGATGATTTAAAGAGAAGTGGTGGTTTTATACCAGGTATTAGACCAGGTGTTGAGACTTCAGATTATCTTGATAAAGTGATGTCTTTAATAACTTTTCCAGGATCTTTATTTCTTGCTTTGATAGCTGTGTTCCCAGCAATTGTTGTAAGTCTTATGGATGTTCAACAATCTTGGGCTATGTTTTTTGGAGGGACTTCATTGATAATTATGGTTGGAGTTGCAATAGATACTATTCAGCAAATTAATTCATACTTGTTGAATAAGCATTATGATGGTTTGATGAAAAGTGGTAAAAATAGAAAAGCGGTAGCTTAA
- the infA gene encoding translation initiation factor IF-1 yields MAKQSAIEQDGSIIEALSNAMFRVELENGHIVIAHISGKMRMHYIKLLPGDKVKLEMSPYDLSKARITYRY; encoded by the coding sequence ATGGCAAAACAATCAGCAATAGAACAAGACGGATCAATCATCGAAGCATTGTCAAATGCGATGTTCCGTGTAGAGTTAGAAAATGGACATATTGTAATTGCTCATATTTCTGGAAAAATGCGAATGCATTATATCAAATTATTACCTGGTGATAAAGTGAAACTAGAAATGAGTCCTTACGATTTGTCAAAAGCAAGAATTACTTATAGATATTAA
- the ykgO gene encoding type B 50S ribosomal protein L36: MKVRASVKKRSPECKIVRRKGRLYVINKKNPRFKQRQG; the protein is encoded by the coding sequence ATGAAAGTTAGAGCATCAGTAAAAAAGAGAAGTCCCGAGTGCAAAATTGTGCGTAGAAAAGGGAGATTGTACGTAATAAACAAAAAGAATCCTAGATTTAAACAAAGACAAGGATAA
- the rpsM gene encoding 30S ribosomal protein S13, translating into MARIAGVDIPKNKRGVIALTYIFGLGRSRAIEILEKAQVSQDKKVQDWNDDEIGAIREAVGTFKIEGELRSEVSLNIKRLMDIGCYRGIRHRSGLPLRGQRTKNNSRTRKGKRKTVANKKKATK; encoded by the coding sequence ATGGCAAGAATAGCAGGGGTAGATATCCCAAAAAATAAGAGAGGTGTTATAGCACTTACCTATATCTTCGGATTAGGAAGAAGTAGAGCAATTGAGATTTTAGAAAAAGCTCAAGTTAGCCAAGATAAAAAAGTTCAAGATTGGAATGATGACGAGATCGGAGCAATTCGTGAAGCAGTTGGAACATTCAAAATTGAAGGTGAATTACGTTCTGAAGTTTCTTTGAACATCAAACGTTTAATGGATATTGGATGTTATAGAGGTATCCGTCATAGATCTGGTCTTCCATTAAGAGGACAAAGAACTAAAAACAACTCTAGAACAAGAAAAGGTAAAAGAAAAACTGTTGCTAACAAGAAAAAAGCAACTAAATAA
- the rpsK gene encoding 30S ribosomal protein S11: MAKATAKKRKVIVESTGEAHISATFNNIIISLTNKKGEVISWSSAGKMGFRGSKKNTPYAAQMAAEDCSKVALEAGLKKVKVYVKGPGNGRESAIRSLHNGGIEVTEIIDVTPMPHNGCRPPKRRRV; encoded by the coding sequence ATGGCTAAAGCAACTGCAAAAAAACGTAAAGTTATCGTTGAATCAACGGGAGAAGCTCATATTTCTGCTACCTTCAATAACATCATCATTTCTTTGACTAACAAAAAAGGTGAAGTTATTTCTTGGTCTTCAGCTGGTAAAATGGGTTTCAGAGGTTCTAAAAAGAATACTCCATACGCAGCTCAAATGGCAGCAGAAGATTGTAGTAAAGTAGCTCTTGAAGCTGGACTTAAAAAAGTTAAAGTTTATGTAAAAGGACCAGGAAACGGACGTGAGTCTGCTATCCGTTCTTTACATAACGGTGGAATTGAAGTAACTGAAATCATTGATGTTACTCCAATGCCTCACAACGGATGTCGTCCTCCAAAAAGACGTAGAGTATAA
- the rpsD gene encoding 30S ribosomal protein S4 yields MARYTGPSTRIARKFGEAIFGDDKAFEKRNYPPGQHGMAKKRGKKSEFAIQLMEKQKAKYSYGILEKQFRGLFKKASATKGVTGEVLLQLCEARLDNVVFRMGIAPSRRGARQIVSHRHVTVNGEVVNIPSYHLRPGDKVAVREKSKSLEAIERSLSNSSHVYEWITWNQDLKEGTFVSVPARLQIPENIKEQLIVELYNK; encoded by the coding sequence ATGGCAAGATATACTGGTCCAAGTACAAGAATCGCACGTAAATTCGGCGAAGCAATTTTCGGAGATGATAAAGCTTTCGAAAAAAGAAATTACCCTCCTGGACAACACGGGATGGCAAAAAAAAGAGGAAAAAAATCTGAGTTTGCTATCCAGTTAATGGAAAAGCAAAAAGCTAAATATTCTTATGGAATTTTAGAAAAACAATTCAGAGGTTTATTCAAAAAAGCATCAGCTACTAAAGGTGTTACTGGTGAAGTTTTATTACAATTGTGTGAAGCAAGATTGGATAATGTAGTTTTCAGAATGGGTATTGCTCCTTCTAGAAGAGGTGCTCGTCAAATCGTTTCTCACAGACACGTTACTGTAAATGGTGAAGTGGTTAATATTCCTTCTTACCACCTTAGACCTGGTGATAAAGTTGCAGTTCGTGAAAAATCTAAATCTTTAGAGGCTATCGAACGTTCTTTATCTAATTCAAGTCATGTTTATGAATGGATTACTTGGAATCAAGATCTTAAAGAAGGAACTTTCGTTTCTGTACCTGCAAGACTTCAAATTCCAGAAAACATTAAAGAACAATTAATCGTAGAGTTGTACAACAAATAA